One genomic window of Prochlorococcus marinus str. NATL2A includes the following:
- a CDS encoding DUF2237 family protein translates to MSPKNVLGTELKSCSCSPMTGWYRDGSCRTDISDQGMHTVCAVITEQFLSYSKAQGNDLSTPQIGFPGLKKGDHWCLCAPRWKEAFEDGMAPLIDLEATDESTLKLIDMDVLKKFSHNR, encoded by the coding sequence ATGTCGCCAAAAAACGTCTTAGGTACTGAACTTAAATCTTGTAGTTGCAGTCCAATGACTGGATGGTATAGAGACGGATCATGTAGAACAGACATATCAGATCAAGGAATGCATACTGTTTGTGCTGTTATCACTGAACAATTTCTTTCTTACAGCAAAGCTCAAGGAAATGATCTATCTACACCTCAAATAGGATTTCCTGGCTTAAAAAAAGGCGATCACTGGTGTCTCTGTGCTCCCAGATGGAAAGAAGCATTTGAAGATGGCATGGCTCCTTTAATTGATCTTGAAGCAACAGATGAGAGTACTTTGAAACTTATTGATATGGATGTATTAAAGAAATTTTCACATAATCGATAA
- a CDS encoding NAD(P)/FAD-dependent oxidoreductase, which yields MTNIYDYIVIGAGISACTFASTLNKKSSDISILLVEHGRRIGGRATTRKSRKNNILEFDHGLPSINFSKHISEDILELISPLINSKKLLDISNDTLLINEFGVLSHGFTNDVIYRSTPFMANFCEEIINQSMNPKKINFLFQTLTKSIKRIQDLWEIEVNHGRLIKSKNLILSSSLIAHPRCLNILKINSLPLRDAFIPGKDKLVDVLIRETKKLTYINRKIYIFHVSNLSLSRKFNHQYLQIVFSNVIKEYSNFERIIFQRQSDGSIIIALHCIFINHLYELNNITKSLISLFANYQIFLDLFCEASLIDKMDWRASQPLNNLLSKEFQWSDSSKIGFCGDWFDLNGCVGVEAAMNSSFRLVKLLNRN from the coding sequence ATGACTAATATTTATGACTATATAGTCATAGGGGCAGGAATATCTGCTTGTACGTTTGCATCAACTCTAAATAAAAAATCTTCTGATATTTCTATATTACTAGTTGAACATGGAAGGAGAATTGGTGGGAGAGCTACAACGAGAAAATCAAGAAAAAATAATATTCTTGAATTTGATCATGGTTTACCATCTATTAACTTTAGCAAACATATTTCAGAAGACATATTGGAATTAATTTCGCCATTAATAAATTCAAAAAAATTGTTAGATATATCAAATGATACTTTATTAATTAATGAATTTGGCGTATTAAGTCATGGATTTACTAATGATGTAATTTATAGAAGTACACCTTTTATGGCTAACTTTTGTGAGGAAATAATTAATCAGTCTATGAACCCTAAAAAAATTAATTTTTTATTTCAAACACTAACTAAATCAATTAAACGTATACAAGATTTATGGGAGATTGAAGTTAATCATGGAAGATTAATTAAATCTAAGAATCTGATTTTATCGAGTTCTTTAATAGCACATCCAAGATGCTTGAATATTCTGAAGATTAATTCTTTACCACTCAGGGATGCTTTTATTCCTGGCAAAGATAAATTGGTCGATGTTTTAATAAGGGAAACAAAAAAATTAACATATATAAATAGAAAAATTTATATCTTTCATGTTTCTAATTTGTCTTTATCTCGAAAATTTAATCATCAATATTTACAAATAGTCTTTTCAAATGTAATTAAAGAGTATTCAAATTTTGAAAGAATTATTTTTCAAAGACAATCTGATGGATCCATTATTATAGCCTTACACTGCATTTTTATAAATCATCTATACGAGCTTAATAATATCACCAAATCTTTAATATCACTTTTTGCAAATTATCAAATCTTCTTGGACTTATTTTGCGAGGCAAGCCTTATTGATAAAATGGATTGGAGAGCTTCTCAACCTCTTAATAACTTATTGTCCAAAGAATTTCAGTGGTCTGATAGTAGTAAGATTGGTTTTTGTGGAGATTGGTTTGATCTGAATGGTTGTGTAGGTGTTGAGGCGGCAATGAATAGTTCTTTTAGATTGGTCAAATTATTGAACCGGAATTGA